From Prosthecobacter fusiformis, one genomic window encodes:
- a CDS encoding sulfatase: protein MSCAVTLNAAQKPNIVLFLVDDMGWMDSGVYGSKYYETPNIDRFAERGMRFTRAYANPLCSPTRASVLTGKYATRHGILTASGHQPPQAAGHNFLPDEAPANRPMISPESKNYLDPSEITLAEALKGVGYRTAHIGKWHLGLQEQHRPEKQGFDVAFHCAPDPGPPGNYFSPYGVITEGQPTAKNKVGTITDSPDGEYIVDRQALEAVKFIAASKGQPFFLNLWSYGVHGPWGHKPEYTAEFAKKTDPRGVQGNPIMASMLRSVDECFGRIIDELDKQGLTENTIIIFYSDNGGNVHSNIASTAKTAKAEKVKSEAMADWRKWAGDRGPTDNSPLREGKSSLYEGGTRVPMIWSWGKRIKPGSVNDGSLVGHIDIYPTVLDLAGIAKPELQKMDGISLAPVLTGQGSLARTAFFNYFPYRPNEGGVTVCQGDFKLVRWFDVGVPRELYNLKSDIGEKINLAEKMPDKVKQLDALIDVYLKDTEALVPKPNPAYNAPVNRRGVSADPMRGLVPKLCKATLVNGALHIEADGRHPFLGNASVKSPGPTVLKMRARSTAGGEVRLHWRTGDQETFTEDVNVATSALPGGGEWQDISIEMPIASSLAGFRLYLPAGKSPVEIESITILSKKTGQLAKVWNFASHP, encoded by the coding sequence AATGCGGCGCAGAAGCCTAACATTGTCCTTTTTCTTGTCGATGACATGGGCTGGATGGACAGCGGGGTCTATGGCTCCAAATATTATGAGACGCCCAACATTGACCGCTTTGCTGAACGCGGAATGCGTTTTACCAGGGCTTATGCAAATCCGCTTTGCTCACCTACTCGGGCGAGCGTCTTGACTGGGAAATATGCGACCCGGCATGGAATTCTGACAGCCAGCGGGCATCAACCGCCTCAGGCGGCCGGGCACAATTTCTTGCCAGATGAAGCTCCAGCAAACCGACCGATGATCAGTCCGGAAAGCAAGAATTATCTCGATCCGTCTGAAATCACTTTAGCGGAGGCTCTAAAAGGGGTGGGGTATCGCACCGCACACATTGGCAAGTGGCACTTGGGCTTGCAGGAGCAGCATCGGCCCGAGAAACAGGGGTTTGATGTAGCCTTTCACTGCGCTCCTGATCCTGGACCACCGGGGAACTATTTCTCTCCGTATGGGGTAATAACTGAAGGGCAGCCTACTGCCAAAAACAAAGTGGGCACCATTACGGATAGTCCAGATGGAGAATACATCGTGGACCGCCAGGCATTGGAGGCCGTAAAATTCATCGCAGCCAGCAAAGGCCAGCCTTTTTTCCTGAACTTATGGTCTTATGGAGTGCACGGCCCGTGGGGCCACAAGCCAGAATACACAGCGGAGTTCGCCAAAAAGACAGACCCGCGGGGTGTGCAGGGAAATCCAATCATGGCCTCAATGCTGCGGAGCGTGGACGAGTGCTTTGGCCGGATCATTGATGAACTGGATAAACAAGGTCTAACAGAAAACACGATCATCATCTTCTATTCTGACAATGGTGGCAATGTGCATAGCAATATCGCAAGCACAGCCAAGACAGCCAAAGCTGAGAAGGTTAAAAGCGAGGCCATGGCCGACTGGCGTAAATGGGCCGGAGACAGGGGCCCCACGGACAACTCTCCTCTCCGCGAAGGTAAAAGCTCGCTCTACGAGGGGGGCACCCGCGTGCCAATGATTTGGTCCTGGGGAAAGCGAATCAAGCCTGGATCGGTCAATGATGGCAGCCTTGTAGGGCATATCGACATTTATCCAACGGTTTTAGATCTGGCTGGAATTGCCAAGCCGGAATTGCAGAAGATGGATGGCATCTCTCTGGCCCCTGTATTAACAGGGCAGGGAAGCCTCGCCCGCACCGCCTTTTTTAATTACTTTCCATATCGACCGAATGAAGGTGGCGTCACGGTGTGCCAGGGGGATTTTAAGCTGGTGCGATGGTTCGATGTTGGCGTGCCTCGTGAACTGTATAACCTAAAGTCTGACATCGGAGAAAAGATAAATCTGGCAGAAAAAATGCCAGATAAAGTGAAGCAACTCGATGCATTGATAGACGTCTATCTCAAAGACACTGAGGCACTGGTGCCAAAGCCAAATCCCGCCTACAATGCCCCAGTGAATAGGCGAGGAGTCAGTGCAGACCCCATGCGTGGCCTGGTGCCAAAGCTCTGCAAGGCCACTCTGGTGAACGGCGCACTGCACATTGAGGCCGACGGCAGGCATCCATTCCTTGGGAATGCCTCAGTAAAATCACCAGGACCTACCGTCCTCAAAATGCGCGCACGCAGTACTGCTGGGGGAGAAGTGAGGCTGCATTGGCGCACCGGTGACCAGGAGACTTTTACAGAGGATGTGAACGTTGCCACCTCTGCACTTCCAGGGGGCGGTGAATGGCAGGATATTTCCATTGAAATGCCAATAGCAAGTTCCCTGGCAGGCTTCCGTCTGTATCTGCCTGCGGGAAAGTCCCCGGTGGAGATTGAGTCCATCACCATTTTGTCCAAAAAGACCGGCCAACTGGCCAAGGTCTGGAACTTCGCTTCTCATCCCTGA
- a CDS encoding sulfatase family protein produces the protein MKCLLTLITALAMTAGFAKAADAPPNIVFILSDDQAYTDYGFMDHPVIKTPNLDKLAARSAVFTRGHVPTALCRPSLATLATGRYAHQHMISGNDPASDLGKNSPGYDALRERLISHFDKQPTLPKLLGEKGYLSHQSGKWWEGSFQRGGFTHGMTRGFPEKGGRHGDDGLKIGREGLQPIYDFVDHAQSEKKPFYLWYSPFMPHTPHTPPERLLAKYRDKVDSLNVAKYYAMCEWFDETCGQLLDYLDQKGLTENTLVYYICDNGWIQDPDSKGYALRSKQSPNEGGTRQPIMLSWPGVIKPGKRDDLVSSIDLMPTLLSAAGARIPENLPGVDLMPLLRDGKKLERDTIYGETFDHDVANVDKPEDSLLFRWVIEGNWKLLLTYDGQLGANYAKTHPRTEKRPQLYDLSADPQENQNLAKDHPEIVKRLADKIAAWWPVTERQVFTEWSDEPKNWK, from the coding sequence ATGAAATGCCTTCTCACCCTCATCACCGCCCTGGCCATGACGGCCGGATTTGCGAAAGCAGCAGATGCTCCGCCTAACATTGTATTCATTCTGTCGGATGATCAGGCCTATACAGACTATGGATTCATGGATCATCCAGTGATCAAGACGCCAAACCTGGATAAGCTGGCTGCGCGCAGTGCAGTCTTTACTCGTGGACATGTCCCCACTGCACTTTGCCGCCCCTCTTTGGCCACTCTTGCGACAGGTCGTTATGCACATCAGCATATGATCTCTGGCAACGATCCCGCATCAGATCTGGGGAAGAATTCACCTGGTTACGATGCATTGCGTGAGCGCCTGATTAGCCACTTTGACAAGCAGCCCACATTGCCGAAATTGCTGGGTGAAAAAGGCTATCTCAGCCACCAGTCTGGGAAATGGTGGGAGGGTTCTTTTCAGCGTGGCGGTTTCACTCACGGCATGACACGAGGATTTCCCGAAAAAGGGGGGCGTCACGGCGATGACGGGCTCAAAATTGGCCGGGAAGGACTTCAGCCTATCTATGATTTTGTGGATCATGCTCAGTCCGAGAAGAAGCCATTCTATCTCTGGTATTCACCCTTCATGCCGCATACGCCGCACACGCCACCTGAGCGCCTGCTGGCCAAATACCGGGACAAGGTGGACTCACTAAACGTGGCCAAATACTACGCCATGTGCGAATGGTTCGACGAAACCTGCGGCCAGCTCTTGGATTACTTGGATCAGAAAGGCCTAACTGAAAATACGTTGGTCTATTACATCTGCGACAATGGCTGGATCCAGGATCCAGACAGCAAAGGTTACGCGCTTCGTTCTAAACAGTCGCCCAATGAAGGGGGGACCCGCCAGCCCATCATGCTGAGCTGGCCTGGAGTGATCAAACCCGGCAAGCGTGATGACCTTGTGAGCAGCATCGACCTGATGCCCACTCTCCTCAGTGCTGCCGGTGCTAGAATACCAGAAAATCTTCCGGGTGTGGATCTCATGCCTCTGCTGCGTGATGGCAAAAAGCTCGAGCGGGACACGATCTATGGCGAGACGTTTGACCATGATGTGGCCAATGTGGACAAGCCAGAAGACAGCCTGCTTTTTCGCTGGGTCATCGAAGGCAATTGGAAACTGCTTTTGACCTATGATGGTCAATTGGGAGCTAACTATGCTAAGACACATCCACGCACTGAGAAACGCCCTCAACTCTACGACCTCTCGGCAGATCCGCAGGAAAACCAAAATTTGG